A genomic window from Canis lupus dingo isolate Sandy chromosome 13, ASM325472v2, whole genome shotgun sequence includes:
- the CHRAC1 gene encoding LOW QUALITY PROTEIN: chromatin accessibility complex protein 1 (The sequence of the model RefSeq protein was modified relative to this genomic sequence to represent the inferred CDS: deleted 2 bases in 1 codon): MADAVAGRDKCGEPRLVSLPLSRIRVIMKSSPEVSSINQEALVLTAKATELFVQYLATYSYRHGSGKERKALTYSDLSNTAEESETFQFLADILPKKILASKYLKMLKEKRDEDEENDSNDGSDGDEAES; encoded by the exons ATGGCGGACGCGGTCGCTGGCAGAGACAAGTGCGGGGAGCCGCGGCTCGTGTCACTGCCCCTGTCCCGCATCCGGGTCATCATGAAGAGCTCGCCCGAGGTGTCCAGCATCAACCAGGAGGCGCTGGTGCTCACGGCCAAGGCCACG gAACTCTTTGTTCAGTATCTAGCCACCTATTCCTACAGACATGGCAgcggaaaagaaaggaaagctctCACCTACAGTGATTTATCAAACACTGCAGAGGAATCGGAAACTTTTCAGTTTCTTGCAG atatattaccAAAGAAGATTTTAGCTAGTAAATATCTGAAAATGCTTAAAGAGAAGAGGGACGAGGACGAGGAG AATGACAGCAATGATGGGAGTGACGGGGACGAAGCAGAATCCTAG